One stretch of Toxoplasma gondii ME49 chromosome XI, whole genome shotgun sequence DNA includes these proteins:
- a CDS encoding hypothetical protein (encoded by transcript TGME49_314310), translating into MERLNPRRRLACAASEREKARKRDGGWKATRRTPNLFAVSFNNVTVCFSTPWQPSAIKMPQNWNTTPARNRELSANARTNKEAGNLIGVTSPTESKTQRVWSKKWIRKIQFMTATFHSKKESHGRRGETRGKNLRWLSQSRRFRLLGAPGQQRGRGGSRKQEHKLTCTWRDSGDTAPTAKSEGDAASDVRERQEARGCGETMSDACKISVVSTLCLGMTNASTFP; encoded by the exons ATGGAGAGACTCAACCCCCGGCGTCGTCTCGCCTGTGCCGCCAGTGAACGCGAGAAAGCTAGGAAACGCGACGGGGGATGGAAAGCCACGCGTCGAACACCAAATCTCTTTGCGGTTTCTTTCAATAATGTGACCGTATGTTTCTCGACACCATGGCAACCGTCCGCGATAAAGATGCCTCAAAACTGGAACACCACGCCGGCTCGAAATCGAGAGCTCTCGGCGAACGCTCGCACAAACAAGGAAGCGGGAAATTTAATTGGG GTCACGTCCCCGACCGAgtcgaagacgcagagagtgTGGAGCAAGAAGTGGATAAGGAAGATCCAATTTATGACAGCGACATTCCAcagcaagaaggaaagccacgggagacgcggagagacaagaggaaagaatCTGAGGTGGCTTTCCCAGAGTAGAAGATTTCGACTTCTGGGCGCCCCAGGCCAGCAACGAGgtcgaggaggaagcaggaaaCAAGAACACAAGCTGACATGCACCTGGAGAGACTCCGGAGACACCGCGCCAacggcgaagagcgagggagacgcTGCGTCTGAtgtgagagagaggcaggaagcgCGCGGCTGTGGAGAAACGATGTCCGACGCCTGCAAGATTTCCGTCGTCTCCACGTTGTGTTTGGGAAT GACAAACGCCTCCACTTTTCCCTGA
- a CDS encoding ribosomal l25 family protein (encoded by transcript TGME49_314295~Predicted trans-membrane domain (TMHMM2.0):43-66:72-95), which translates to MRGRNIKRGRRISSLLRNPRRSASRHWNLFLRSPLSISDFTELFQLFHPLLVVLCVLPLPPHVVLLPSRFSSFFSLWFVLAFFVLASLFFSLFSLLLFFCSPFCSPSYSSSCSLFPSSLCPRSCSTSSYSLSMMSRAVVSGVGRLPASQVAGWRLAPVASLAFSSPRLSSISSLSSISSLSSFSSISSISSLSSISSLSSISSLSSISSFSSSSYACNGHSSPAASALPSTDSCTWPQTEFSSSRGGPSVASAVALLASETAGCLLCPRAEPQKEARAVRQRTGRSRNCSDSPSLGAGCVSLSSYALGGLSAPRPFLTSRERPATCDATPSASWRDPRLCTSTHFSPRPSVCSFSPPRFSSSVLQSSGASSPLSWSGSAVFSRAGCAAFASQRGAQFEEEKSQEETLSKNFKTDLIRMQWPAMRDEMVRFFQSQNAIAFDKISKRHPSASLSSDASSSSSSPSANRGERRATAEEVDREEQGKLSFAEMVVGSTRSACGVLGAGRSSAVDVACKPWKRFVRKEDIQRAGYVPCIVEKYGIERRLAIHRDTLEALAFDEQHGHLSYLFQARLFRLRIGNWIEECIPTFVQADPVARRLYFVKFERHVAGKISEVDIPTTMVGLLACPAYQRGYHVELVMPTIRCQCVGAEIPPPFFVDVSRLHYSPPYTAITLQDLQHLLPADGSARFHPSYDAATQEVAWAYEVGSLPDAPLPADYVDPNFVDRKGQKMDVCFRNHFPN; encoded by the exons aTGAGGGGGAGGAACATTaaacgaggaaggcgcaTTTCCTCGCTCCTTCGGAATCCGCGGCGGTCAGCCTCGCGACACTGGaatctttttctccgttctcctctctccataTCGGACTTCACAGAGTTATTCCAGTTATTCCATCCTCTTCTTGTTGTCCtttgcgttcttcctcttcctcctcacgttgttcttcttccctcacgtttctcttccttcttctccctctggttcgtcctcgcgttctttgtcttggcctccctcttcttctctctgttctcgctcttgctcttcttttgTTCTCCGTTCTGTTCTCCGTCGTATTCTTCGTCTTGTTcactgtttccttcttctctctgtcctcgctcTTGCTCTACCTCTTCCTACTCGCTTTCAATGATGTCGCGCGCCGTGGTGTCTGGCGTCGGTCGTCTGCCGGCCTCGCAGGTCGCGGGATGGCGGCTGGCGCCCGTGGCTTCGCTAGCGTTTTCGTCGCCTCGTCTGTCCTCgatctcctcgctctcctcgatctcctcgctctcctcgttctcctcgatctcctcgatctcctcgctctcctcgatctcctcgctctcctcgatctcctcgctctcctcgatctcctcgttctcctcgtcctcctaCGCATGCAATGGTCACTCCTCGCCGGCCGCGTCTGCCCTCCCTTCCACCGATTCCTGTACATGGCCACAGACGgagttttcctcttctcgtggAGGGCCGAGCGTCGCTTCTGCTGTGGCGCTGCTTGcgtcggagacagctgggtgtctcctctgtcctcGCGCGGAGCCTCAGAAGGAAGCCAGGGCCGTGCGTCAGCGAACTGGGCGCTCAAGAAACTGTTCGGACTCCCCCTCTCTCGGCGCtggctgtgtctctctctcttcataTGCGCTGGgcggtctctctgctccccGGCCGTTTTTGACGTCTCGTGAACGCCCCGCAACCTGCGACGCGACGCCCTCGGCAAGTTGGAGAGACCCTCGTCTCTGTACTTCCACACACTTCAGTCCTCGgccttctgtctgttccttctctcccccgcgtttctcgagttccgTTCTGCAGTCGTCGGgtgcctcctcgcctctctcgtggAGCGGCTcggctgtcttctctcgagctgGGTGCGCGGCGTTTGCCTCGCAGCGCGGCGCGCAGTTCGAGGAGGAAAAAAGCCAAGAAGAGACTCTCTCGAAGAACTTCAAAACCGACCTcattcgcatgcagtggccAGCGATGCGCGACGAAATGGTCCGCTTCTTCCAGTCACAGAATGCCATTGCATTCGACAAAATCAGCAAGCGGCatccgtctgcgtctctctcgtccgacgcctcctcttcgtcctcttcgccttcggcgAATCGTGGAGAGCGCAGGgcgacagcagaagaagtggaCCGTGAGGAGCAAGGCAAACTGAGTTTCGCGGAAATGGTCGTCGGGAGCACACGCAGTGCATGCGGAGTCTTGGGCGCAGGCCGCTCTTCTGCAGTGGACGTCGCATGCAAGCCATGGAAGAGATTTGTGCGCAAGGAGGACATCCAGAGAGCTGGATACGTCCCCTGCATTGTCGAGAAGTACGGCATCGAAAGGCGTCTCGCCATCCACCGTGACACACTGGAGGCGCTCGCATTCGACGAACAGCATGGACATCTGTCCTACT TGTTTCAAGCTCGCTTGTTTCGCCTGAGAATCGGAAACTGGATTGAGGAATGCATTCCAACCTTCGTGCAAGCAGACCCAG tgGCGCGGCGGCTGTACTTTGTGAAGTTCGAGCGACATGTCGCAGGCAAAATTTCCGAAGTCGACATCCCCACAACGATGGTGGGCCTCCTAGCCTGTCCAGCCTACCAGAGAG GCTACCACGTTGAGCTCGTCATGCCAACGATCAGGTGCCAGTGCGTCGGCGCGGAAATTCCACCTCCCTTCTTTGTCGATGTCTCGCGTCTTCACTACTCCCCTCCCTACACGGCCATCACCTTGCAAGATTTACAG CATCTTCTGCCGGCGGATGGATCGGCGCGGTTTCATCCCTCGTACGACGCAGCGACGCAGGAGGTCGCGTGGGCGTACGAAGTTGGCTCG CTGCCTGACGCCCCCCTCCCGGCGGACTATGTGGATCCGAACTTCGTCGACAGAAAGGGCCAAAAAATGGACGTTTGCTTCCGTAATCACTTCCCAAATTGA
- a CDS encoding AAR2 protein (encoded by transcript TGME49_314280) codes for MNTFTSSSSSFSSSSSSSSSSSFSSSFSSSFSSSFCGVSGARASSDAQAEPPSLPPFLSPEDAASQLGSCSLLLLGLPVGASGSSVHVGLDYALWRVGPQFAGVKCIQPGCHLLYTLADASSLAAASLDDSTGETRAGGSAFECMYTSMRVEEAIGGCKEGIGSVQSEFLFLQPNAVAVRRWNPRLARLEQLKDRDEEDRFVRAVRRLELDRKLGVYPQQYVRMWSVLTDFISPSCLERVEPVKGLFAALPLDLTSEEAALLGDSNVADRSPENALKDAANSEGNLREKSTRMHAARPRDEVSVAGEGEDEEGHEEQGEQRAEDAASGKTPVARFFFSEVPSLRATAVAAARRAETEARRQGATAVAAKAVGAQALTRAAVDPSLGLLTLLQDLQKVVERREGRQREKPRQQLKKRDETEAENRAHAVEPQEGEHLVAASDSEEAREKREWRTIERRTWENLLGEIQVAYLAFLLGHRFDGFEQWKQLLLLLCHCERAIRFLPEMYVSFLRLLHCQLEQCPDDLLSDSLLQKSFLFSSASALVDTCLNSPAGPLSSSEKGATVKPSAGAVQTPEQREQEREQEEVMKKVCERARWLQQLLRQTCKTREGESEEEFERKREAIVDGLGLLDEEDGPVVVDTEELRRAGCLPEET; via the exons ATGAACAccttcacttcttcctcttcttctttctcttcttcttcctcttcttcttcctcttcttctttctcttcttctttctcttcttctttctcttcttctttctgtggtGTCTCGGGAGCTCGGGCGTCGTCGGACGCGCAGGCGGAGCCTCCGTCGCTgccgcctttcctctcgccagAAGACGCAGCTTCTCAGCTCGGGAgttgttctcttctgcttctcggctTGCCTGTCGGGGCTTCAGGTTCCTCTGTTCACGTTGGCCTCGACTACGCGCTCTGGAGAGTCGGACCTCAGTTCGCAGGAGTCAAGTGCATCCAGCCTGGGTGCCATCTCCTGTACACACTAGCTGACGCCTCTTCGCTTGCCGCTGCGTCTTTGGACGACTCGACGGGTGAGACGCGAGCCGGAGGTTCGGCGTtcgagtgtatgtacacctcgaTGCGAGTGGAGGAGGCGATTGGCGGCTGCAAAGAGGGCATTGGATCTGTGCAGAGCGAGTTCCTCTTCCTGCAGCCGAACGCAGTGGCTGTGCGGAGGTGGAATCCGAGGCTTGCTCGGCTCGAGCAGCTgaaggacagagacgaagaagatcgCTTCGTTCGCGCCGTCCGTCGCCTCGAACTGGACAGGAAGCTTGGGGTGTATCCGCAGCAGTACGTCCGCATGTGGAGTGTCTTGACGGACTTCATTTCTCCGTCTTGTCTCGAGCGCGTCGAACCGGTCAAAGGCTTGTtcgctgctcttcctctcgacttAACGTCGGAGGAAGCGGCCTTGCTTGGAGACTCGAACGTCGCGGACCGTTCGCCTGAAAACGCACTCAAAGACGCCGCGAACAGCGAAGGAAACCTCAGAGAAAAAtccacgcgcatgcatgctgcGAGACCCCGAGACGAGGTCTCCGTCgccggcgaaggcgaagacgaggaaggccatgaagaacaaggagaacAAAGAGCGGAAGACGCTGCGTCCGGAAAGACGCCTGTggctcgtttcttcttctcggaaGTTCCATCGCTGCGGGCGACGGCGGTCGCGGCGGCCCGGCGCGCAGAGACTGAAGCACGGAGACAGGGCGCGACCGCGGTCGCGGCGAAGGCTGTTGGAGCCCAAGCGCTGACGCGAGCGGCGGTGGATCCGAGTCTGGGTCTTCTGACGCTGCTTCAAGATCTTCAGAAAGTCGTGGAGCGACGCGAgggaaggcagcgagagaagccgagacaacagctgaagaagcgcgacgagacagaggcagagaaccgagcgcatgcagtggaaccccaagaaggagagcatCTGGTCGCGGcaagcgacagcgaagaagctcgagagaaacgggagtGGAGAACGATCGAACGAAGAACATGGGAGAATCTGCTCGGCGAAATTCAAGTGGCGTAcctcgcctttctgctcGGACATCGCTTTGATGGATTTGAACAATGGAagcagcttctgcttctcctctgtcacTGTGAACGTGCGATCCGCTTCTTGCCAG AGATGTacgtctcttttctgcgccttctccactGTCAACTGGAACAGTGCCCAGACGACCTTCTCAGCGACTCGCTGCTCCAAaagtctttcctcttttcctcggcATCTGCTCTCGTAGACACCTGCCTCAACTCGCCTGCGggacctctctcttcttccgagaAAGGCGCGACCGTGAAGCCGTCAGCCGGAGCCGTACAGACACCAGAgcaaagagaacaagagagagaacaagaagaagtgATGAAGAAAGTGTGTGAGCGAGCACGGTGGTTGCAGCAGCTCCTTCGGCAAACCTGCAAAACGAGGGAGGGAGAAAGTGAGGAAGAGTtcgaaaggaagagagaggcgattGTCGACGGTCTGGGGCTCctcgatgaagaagacggccCAGTTGTCGTTGACACAGAGGAGCTTCGAAGAGCGGGGTGTCTTCCAGAGGAAACataa